The Leptolyngbya sp. CCY15150 nucleotide sequence CCTTCATCCATTTCAGACATAAGCAGTTCCAACGCCTCATAGTCAACTTCTGAAATGTAGCCGAGGCGGCTCAGCTCGCTGTTGATGGCGTTTTCGATGTCTGGGGTCAACTGTCTGATGTACAATGCCTTTTCCACCAAGAGGCGAATGGCATGAGGAGTTTGCATGGCTGGTGCTCCCGATTAGGTGAACGGTGCGGGCGCATGGCGTCCTTGTCTTCTATATTGTCGGCTGAATGCTTGGGGGAGGGAGTGATGCATCCCTCCTTGTTGCTGTGATGTGAATCACTGACAGGGCGGCGGAGTCGGAGGGGTGTAGTGGCTAGGCTCAGAGGATGGAAAAATAGCTGGAAAAAAGGAGAGCGATCGCCTCTTTAGAATCGATGGAGGCTGCTATAATGATAGTCCGTTAGTTTGCAATGGTGCAGGCTCAAATGCCGGTGTAGCTCAGTGGTAGAGCACTCGATTCGTAATCGAGCGGTCGTGAGTTCAAATCTCATCACCGGCTTAGTTAGTTATTAGAGTCCGAGATCTGCGACTTCTTTAAGAAGTCGCAGATCTTGTGAGCTTGGGTATTCTATGGCATGACTTGAAGCAGATGCCATGACTCAGGAGCAAATTTCTCCCCCTCAGATGGGGCACTTCTACCATATCTACAATCGGGGCAACAATCGTCAAAACGTCTTTTTTGAACGGGATAACTATCTTTATTTCTTGCGATTGATCCGGCAAACCTTCGTCACCCACAACATTGACATGGTGGCATATTGCCTCATGCCAAACCATTATCACCTGCTGGTTTATCCTAAAAGCGCACACTTATCCCAGTCCATGAAATCGCTTTCCCTATCTTACACAAAAGCGATCAATAAACGTTTTGGTCGAGTAGGTGCATTGTTTCAAGGGCGGTTTCAGCGAATTTTGGTGACTCACAGCGATTATCTGGTGCATTTGATTCGCTACATCCACCAGAATCCGGTTAAAGCCAACCTGGTTAGCCAACCAGAGGAGTGGGAGTTTTCTAGTTATTTAGACTATGCAGGTCTTCGAGCGGGGACATTGCCAAACTTAGCGTTACTTCAGCAGCAGTTTGAGGAAAGCGATCGCTTATCGTTTTGGGCGAACGGATGTCTGCCCACTCATTTAGCGTTCAGACAACTGTTGCCAGATGAGTGAGGTCAGATCTGCGACTTCTTAAAGAAGTCGCAGATCTTTGCTCTAAACAAACGCTAGGACTGGCTTGTGCTACAGGTCACAAGTCTCAATGCGAGAGAAAAAAGATGGTAATGCCCCCCACCCAATTGGATTACTACAACAGGTAGTTCGCCTATACTAAAAAGGTCGAAGGTGAGATCGTCGTAGCTCATCCATTTGCCTGCTTTGCGCCAACCGACGCGATCTCCAAACTTTTCCCAGATTTTGTCGCCTGTATACTTGCCGTCTAGCTTGGCACCGCATTCCACATAAATTTGCTTTTGGACACTAAAGCCAAATTTGCCGTTGCTATAATGCACCCAGAGGCGATCAATCGTCTCCAGGTCTTTGCAGGGGAAGTTAAGTAAATCATCAGTCTCAACATCCAACCACTCCTCTTTATTCATTGCTTGCAGCATTCGTCGGGCAGTTTCCAGGTCAGCTTCTTTCCATTGCCCTACTTGCAGTAGTATTTGCAATTCCCAGTAGTCTATCCCTTTTTCCGATTCCAGGAGCAGGTCTGGTAGGTGGGGAGTTGTTTGCATGACTTCTACTGCGATCGCCTGAATATCCTCATTCCTCAAGCCCAAAATGTGCTGAAGCTGCTGCAACCGCTTCAGTTCTCGTTCCCCCAATGGATTTTTGTGTTGAAGGGCGCGGGTAAACACCTCTCGATAGCGTTGGATCTTTTTCTGCCGTTGCCGAATCGGTTCCAAAATGTCTGATTCGATCGCCTGTACTTCCCCATCAGACAAGCCCAGCTTGTGTTGCCATTCCTCCAACACAGAACGACTAAGAATCTCATCAATGGTGTCGCCATCTTCCTGAACGATCACCTCCATTTCCTTGCGATATTTCACCTTGGGGTCGCCTAGGGGGGCTTTGGCAATGCGGATTTGATAGCCCTCATCTTTCAAAACGATAATGCGGGGCGTCATAGCAGGAGATTCTTCCTGCACTTTTCGCTTGGCGTAGTCATGCAGTTCCTGGACAGAGATCGCGCCATCATCATCCACATCGGCAGCTCCAGTGCGAATGCCTTCCACTAGGCAGTGAGTGTAAATGGAGAGCGCGCCATCCCGTTGCTCAAAGGAATATTGCAACGAACTAGAGGACGTGAGAACAACGCGCCCCTCTGCCCCCAACAGGGTCTCTAGATCAATCGTGTTGTCATCTTTGGCCAGCAGGTCGCCAAAGGCTCCACTGAAACAGCAATCCAGGATGATCACCTGCCGTTTAGCTTTGCTCTCCCGGATACGATCGCGCACAACGCTGGCTGGAATTGCCGTTGCTCGGACTAAGTTCTCTTTTTGTTTCTTCGTATTGCACGCCGCAAAGTAGAGATCTCGTTGATCATCTTTCACTCCATGCCCGGAGATGTAGAGCAACGCCAGATCGTCTTTTTGCCTTGCCCGCAACCAAGTTTCAATCGTTTCAGAAACGGTGCTATGGGGCTGGTCAATGAGTTGCTCCACCTGATCAAAGCCTCCCATGTCCGGATCGCGAAGGACAGCGGCGATCGCCTCCACA carries:
- a CDS encoding transposase; translated protein: MTQEQISPPQMGHFYHIYNRGNNRQNVFFERDNYLYFLRLIRQTFVTHNIDMVAYCLMPNHYHLLVYPKSAHLSQSMKSLSLSYTKAINKRFGRVGALFQGRFQRILVTHSDYLVHLIRYIHQNPVKANLVSQPEEWEFSSYLDYAGLRAGTLPNLALLQQQFEESDRLSFWANGCLPTHLAFRQLLPDE
- a CDS encoding GUN4 domain-containing protein, with product MARVALLIGTGTYGDGFKPLPAAPKDVEAIAAVLRDPDMGGFDQVEQLIDQPHSTVSETIETWLRARQKDDLALLYISGHGVKDDQRDLYFAACNTKKQKENLVRATAIPASVVRDRIRESKAKRQVIILDCCFSGAFGDLLAKDDNTIDLETLLGAEGRVVLTSSSSLQYSFEQRDGALSIYTHCLVEGIRTGAADVDDDGAISVQELHDYAKRKVQEESPAMTPRIIVLKDEGYQIRIAKAPLGDPKVKYRKEMEVIVQEDGDTIDEILSRSVLEEWQHKLGLSDGEVQAIESDILEPIRQRQKKIQRYREVFTRALQHKNPLGERELKRLQQLQHILGLRNEDIQAIAVEVMQTTPHLPDLLLESEKGIDYWELQILLQVGQWKEADLETARRMLQAMNKEEWLDVETDDLLNFPCKDLETIDRLWVHYSNGKFGFSVQKQIYVECGAKLDGKYTGDKIWEKFGDRVGWRKAGKWMSYDDLTFDLFSIGELPVVVIQLGGGHYHLFSLALRLVTCSTSQS